One genomic window of Planctomycetota bacterium includes the following:
- a CDS encoding DUF1592 domain-containing protein, translating into MIFNAGKAKNGIGPELALWVDWLEIERNTGAAPATPPKPPRFNIGDNRQVGSVSAAGLRQVRFECETANEKVKNYVAAQIDARERAQSWVQAINAAAALPENKDVVAELRGQSKNDAVFRRSWAKLQGAPSPESFGFRTAENNADKANAALGENWQKYHEYYLSRPGLERGAYLGTPTMHPAVMALGFLQLPVPGEWSSGDYVLRVRLAAAPEARPEQRFLEIGMHPRNGMVRATYEITGTMEQPQIVEMRFSLTRSQTDAGDRTLFIREKGAWDNNDEGGRKRSAAVKRNGIGPEAVLWIDYLEIERLSDAAKSQPPGLAAIDLTIDGKSQAPPTAEVEAAISRFAKVAFRGVEPSESYLRRLAKIYETHLKSGRRPAAALKDTLSIVLASPMFLYLAEPVEGDKHRPLSGPELATRLSYFLWSAPPDEALLQVAGNGELLKSDVLVSQTTRLLDDPRANEFVRGFVFQWLGMDRLDFFEVNRPKFPRFDDSTRLAAKNEVYETFAFVLRQNAPLSDLLKADYVVINHLLGDFYGLPGVQGDAYQKVSVPTNSPRGGLLGMAAINVMGGNGDRTSPVERGAWVLRKLLNDPPPPAPANVPQITRLAGKVLTTRERLFAHQEDAQCASCHRKIDPVGFGLENFDAVGQWRTEDSYQVMDENGKPVKGASKTWTIDPTATLHQGPTFSSYFELREIIASKREDFARGFSAALIEYALGRPIGFRDEPLLDDFVATAKQKDFGMREFIHALVSSKEFHTK; encoded by the coding sequence ATCATTTTCAACGCTGGCAAGGCCAAGAACGGCATCGGGCCGGAACTAGCGTTGTGGGTCGATTGGCTGGAAATCGAACGCAACACGGGCGCCGCGCCGGCGACGCCACCGAAGCCGCCCCGGTTCAATATCGGCGACAACCGGCAGGTCGGCTCGGTCTCGGCGGCGGGGCTGCGCCAGGTGCGGTTTGAATGTGAAACGGCGAACGAAAAGGTGAAGAACTACGTCGCCGCGCAAATCGACGCTCGCGAGCGGGCCCAAAGTTGGGTACAAGCCATCAATGCCGCGGCCGCGCTGCCCGAGAACAAAGATGTAGTCGCCGAGTTGCGCGGGCAATCGAAGAACGACGCGGTGTTTCGCCGCTCATGGGCCAAGCTCCAAGGCGCGCCGTCGCCCGAATCATTCGGCTTTCGCACCGCTGAAAACAACGCCGACAAGGCAAACGCGGCGCTGGGTGAGAATTGGCAGAAGTACCACGAATACTACCTGTCACGTCCCGGGCTCGAGCGCGGCGCGTATCTGGGCACGCCGACCATGCACCCGGCGGTGATGGCGCTCGGCTTTTTGCAATTGCCGGTGCCGGGTGAATGGAGCAGTGGCGATTACGTGTTGCGAGTGCGACTGGCGGCCGCGCCCGAAGCGCGGCCTGAACAGCGCTTTCTTGAGATCGGCATGCATCCGCGCAATGGGATGGTCCGCGCCACCTATGAGATTACTGGCACGATGGAGCAGCCGCAGATTGTCGAAATGCGGTTCTCGCTGACGCGCTCGCAAACCGACGCCGGCGACCGTACGCTCTTCATTCGCGAAAAGGGAGCGTGGGACAACAATGACGAAGGAGGTCGCAAACGCAGCGCGGCCGTGAAGCGCAACGGCATCGGGCCCGAGGCGGTGCTGTGGATCGACTACCTGGAAATCGAGCGGCTGAGCGACGCGGCCAAGTCGCAGCCGCCGGGACTCGCCGCGATTGACTTGACGATCGATGGCAAATCGCAGGCTCCTCCCACCGCCGAGGTTGAAGCGGCAATCTCGCGGTTTGCCAAAGTTGCGTTTCGCGGTGTCGAGCCGTCCGAGAGCTATTTGCGGCGACTCGCGAAGATTTACGAGACGCATCTCAAATCGGGGCGCCGACCAGCGGCGGCCTTGAAAGACACGCTCTCGATCGTGCTCGCCTCTCCCATGTTCTTGTACCTGGCGGAGCCGGTCGAAGGAGACAAGCATCGCCCGCTGAGCGGTCCCGAGTTGGCGACCCGGCTCTCTTACTTTTTGTGGAGCGCGCCGCCCGACGAAGCGTTGTTGCAGGTTGCCGGTAATGGTGAGCTGCTCAAGTCCGATGTATTGGTTAGCCAAACGACGCGCCTTTTGGACGACCCTCGTGCCAACGAATTCGTTCGCGGCTTTGTCTTTCAGTGGCTCGGCATGGACCGACTCGACTTCTTTGAGGTCAACCGGCCGAAGTTTCCTCGCTTCGACGACAGCACGCGATTGGCGGCGAAGAACGAAGTCTATGAAACATTTGCCTTCGTCCTGCGGCAGAATGCGCCGCTGAGCGATCTGCTGAAGGCCGATTACGTGGTCATCAACCATCTACTCGGCGACTTCTATGGGCTTCCTGGCGTGCAGGGAGACGCATATCAAAAGGTGAGCGTGCCGACCAACTCGCCGCGTGGTGGTTTGTTGGGCATGGCGGCGATCAACGTGATGGGTGGCAACGGCGATCGCACCAGCCCCGTCGAGCGAGGCGCCTGGGTGCTGCGCAAGTTGCTCAACGACCCGCCGCCGCCGGCCCCGGCCAACGTGCCGCAAATCACGCGCCTGGCGGGAAAAGTGTTGACGACTCGTGAGCGGCTCTTCGCACATCAAGAGGACGCCCAGTGCGCCAGTTGCCATCGCAAGATCGACCCCGTCGGCTTTGGCCTGGAGAACTTCGACGCCGTGGGTCAGTGGCGTACCGAAGATAGTTATCAGGTCATGGACGAAAACGGCAAGCCGGTCAAAGGGGCCAGCAAAACCTGGACGATTGATCCGACGGCAACCCTCCATCAAGGCCCGACGTTTAGCAGCTATTTCGAGCTGCGCGAGATCATTGCGTCGAAACGCGAGGACTTCGCGCGAGGATTCAGTGCCGCGCTCATTGAATACGCGCTCGGCCGTCCGATCGGCTTCCGTGACGAGCCATTGCTGGATGATTTCGTGGCCACGGCCAAGCAGAAGGATTTCGGCATGCGTGAGTTCATCCACGCCTTGGTTTCCAGCAAGGAATTCCACACCAAATGA
- a CDS encoding class I SAM-dependent methyltransferase, which yields MSTAFETLPSRSELRPTVPRSLADLPPPHPRVKPIELVQLCYTLVHAAQAAGIHDLADGEYRPGDPTLEVGIERQLNYLLDQVGCNRPGFRLLEIGCGYGHLLRLAAARGAQAVGVNVSREQVEHCRRNGQQVYCCSYRDLLELDEWHGRFDGVIANGSLEHWVQPEDVLAGRMNSIYRESFQIAHRMLDPALPDARYVTTAIHVKREVRPEWLLAPWQSWPRGSDQRHFSLLHHWMGGYYPVDGQLEACARPYFTCEAEVDGTEGYRIANDFRMATMMWALYTNPRVVWRIARALFRHPRVTSTMIESFFIEKSWDWQFWGADPPMKLLRHTWRRNTEPRSACQ from the coding sequence ATGTCGACCGCTTTCGAGACCCTTCCTTCACGATCCGAACTCCGCCCGACCGTTCCGCGCTCGCTGGCCGATTTGCCACCACCGCACCCGCGCGTCAAGCCAATCGAATTGGTCCAGCTTTGCTACACGCTGGTCCATGCCGCCCAGGCGGCCGGCATTCACGACCTGGCCGACGGTGAATACCGTCCCGGCGACCCAACGCTCGAAGTCGGCATCGAGCGACAGCTCAACTATCTGCTCGACCAGGTCGGTTGCAACCGGCCGGGCTTCCGGTTGCTCGAGATCGGCTGCGGCTATGGACATCTGCTGCGTTTGGCCGCGGCGCGCGGCGCGCAGGCCGTCGGCGTGAATGTTTCGCGCGAGCAGGTCGAACACTGTCGCCGCAATGGCCAGCAGGTTTACTGTTGCAGCTACCGCGATTTGCTCGAGCTGGATGAATGGCACGGTCGGTTCGACGGCGTGATCGCCAACGGCTCGCTCGAACATTGGGTCCAGCCCGAGGACGTGCTCGCCGGTCGAATGAACTCGATCTATCGCGAATCGTTCCAGATCGCGCACCGCATGCTCGACCCGGCACTTCCCGACGCTCGTTACGTGACGACGGCCATTCACGTGAAGCGCGAGGTGCGTCCCGAATGGCTCCTGGCACCGTGGCAGTCGTGGCCGCGCGGCTCGGACCAGCGGCATTTCAGCCTGTTGCATCACTGGATGGGGGGCTACTACCCGGTCGACGGGCAGTTAGAGGCGTGCGCCCGCCCGTACTTCACGTGCGAGGCCGAGGTGGACGGGACCGAAGGGTACAGAATCGCCAACGATTTCCGGATGGCGACGATGATGTGGGCCTTGTACACCAATCCCCGGGTCGTGTGGCGCATCGCCCGGGCGTTGTTCCGTCACCCGCGGGTGACGTCGACGATGATCGAAAGCTTTTTTATCGAAAAGTCGTGGGACTGGCAGTTCTGGGGAGCCGACCCGCCGATGAAACTGCTCCGCCACACGTGGCGGCGAAACACCGAGCCACGTTCAGCGTGCCAGTGA
- a CDS encoding RNA polymerase subunit sigma-24, with the protein MSEQHSFAELLAKVRAGDQAAAGELVRRYEPAIRRFIRARLTDQQLRRTLDTMDICQSVMGGFFARLAVGQFDLESPDQLIKLLATIASNKLNEKVRREQAIKRGGPNGHLASIDEQTLPGNLATPSRIVAGRELLDRFRAMLTDEERYLFDTRSAGRSWGELAVELGTTADALRMRWSRVVDRAAVELNWDADQE; encoded by the coding sequence ATGAGCGAGCAGCACTCCTTCGCCGAACTCCTGGCAAAAGTGCGCGCCGGGGATCAGGCCGCGGCAGGTGAGTTGGTGCGGCGTTACGAGCCGGCGATCCGCCGCTTCATTCGCGCCCGGCTGACCGATCAGCAGCTGAGGCGGACCCTCGACACGATGGACATTTGTCAGTCGGTCATGGGGGGATTCTTTGCCCGGTTGGCCGTGGGACAGTTCGACCTCGAATCTCCCGATCAGCTCATCAAGCTGCTGGCGACCATTGCCTCGAACAAGCTGAACGAGAAAGTCCGCCGCGAGCAGGCGATCAAGCGCGGAGGGCCAAACGGGCACCTGGCGTCAATTGACGAGCAGACGCTGCCAGGAAATTTGGCGACTCCCAGCCGTATCGTCGCGGGGCGTGAACTGCTCGATCGATTCCGCGCCATGCTCACCGACGAAGAGCGCTACTTGTTCGACACTCGCTCGGCGGGCCGTTCGTGGGGCGAGTTGGCGGTCGAGCTAGGAACCACGGCCGACGCCCTGCGGATGCGCTGGAGCCGAGTGGTCGATCGCGCGGCGGTCGAGTTGAATTGGGACGCCGACCAGGAATGA
- a CDS encoding LysR family transcriptional regulator, translating to MPANDWLNYHHLLYFWTIAREGSVVRAASQLHLSQPTVSTQLHALERSLGHKLFVRRGRSLALTEIGEIVFRYAEEIFEKGRELSQAVHGVGAERPQRFAVGMATTLPKLTAHRLLDPALRLSPAVRLELHMGRPDQLLAELSVHALDMVLSDAPIPPTARVRAFNHLLGECPATLFATKPLWQRYGKGFPKSLHDAPMLLPTPNSAMRKSLDAWFSAKGVAPEVVAEIEDLAVLQSLGQKGLGVFAAPTVVERDITRVYGVRAVGRVGVMTNRFYAISVERKLKHPAVIAICESARERLFAE from the coding sequence ATGCCTGCCAACGACTGGTTGAATTACCACCATCTGTTGTACTTCTGGACGATTGCGCGCGAGGGAAGCGTCGTTCGCGCGGCAAGCCAGTTGCACCTCTCCCAGCCGACCGTCAGCACGCAATTGCACGCGCTCGAACGATCGCTGGGGCACAAGCTGTTCGTGCGTCGGGGCCGAAGTCTCGCCTTGACCGAGATCGGCGAAATCGTGTTTCGCTACGCGGAGGAGATTTTCGAGAAGGGGCGGGAATTGTCGCAGGCCGTGCATGGCGTGGGCGCCGAGCGACCGCAGCGTTTCGCGGTGGGGATGGCCACCACGCTTCCCAAGCTGACGGCGCATCGCTTGCTCGACCCCGCGTTACGCCTGTCCCCCGCGGTGCGGCTCGAATTGCACATGGGTCGGCCTGATCAATTGCTGGCGGAGCTTTCGGTCCACGCCTTGGACATGGTGCTTAGCGACGCGCCGATCCCGCCGACGGCGCGTGTGCGGGCGTTCAATCACTTGCTCGGTGAATGCCCCGCCACGCTCTTCGCCACCAAGCCGCTGTGGCAGCGATATGGCAAGGGCTTTCCCAAATCGCTGCACGACGCGCCAATGCTGCTGCCGACGCCGAATAGCGCCATGCGCAAGTCGCTCGACGCCTGGTTCAGCGCGAAGGGGGTCGCGCCCGAAGTAGTCGCCGAGATTGAGGATCTGGCGGTGCTGCAGTCCTTGGGTCAGAAAGGGTTGGGCGTGTTCGCCGCGCCCACGGTGGTCGAGCGCGACATCACGCGGGTCTACGGGGTTCGCGCCGTGGGGCGCGTGGGGGTGATGACCAATCGCTTCTATGCGATCTCGGTCGAGCGCAAGCTAAAGCATCCGGCGGTTATCGCCATCTGCGAGTCAGCCCGCGAGCGACTGTTCGCCGAATAA
- a CDS encoding DUF1552 domain-containing protein has product MKSMKNRRHFLHSATAIIALPVLESLGFRRFAAAAEPSQPPKRLIFLGFGWGITESTWYPDIRQPGPNYELPPGLKPLARHKADFSVVQGLLNKYSNEGHWGSTMWLTGANRYAQPGQSFHNSISADQVAAAQLGLQTRFSSLQFNGSQSGDLSGHGPGLSMAWDVSGKPIGGQNGPVAAFHRLFAQDTTPIEQQRAMLAQKRSVLDTVIDNANSLRRGLSRYDDAKLEEYFQGIRDIETRLAKEEQWLGVPQPQAPLAEPKPGVDGREEIKLMYDIMVAAMQTDSARVMTYRQPVNTLLTAMDIKVHPHDMSHYHTTLGEKLDASQRRDVAQSELLAGFIDKLKATKEADGSRLFDNVAVAYGSNIRTGHELTNCPTILTGGGAGVKLGQNIVVPKDTPLCNAWLALLQGVGVEVERHGDSTGVLKEIIA; this is encoded by the coding sequence TTGAAATCAATGAAAAACCGCCGCCACTTCTTGCACTCGGCTACGGCCATCATCGCCTTGCCCGTGCTTGAATCATTGGGCTTTCGTCGATTCGCGGCCGCCGCTGAACCATCCCAGCCACCCAAGCGGTTGATCTTCTTGGGCTTCGGTTGGGGCATCACCGAAAGCACCTGGTATCCAGACATTAGGCAACCGGGACCGAACTACGAATTGCCGCCAGGACTGAAACCTCTGGCGCGTCACAAGGCTGATTTCAGCGTGGTGCAAGGTCTGTTGAACAAATATTCCAACGAGGGGCATTGGGGCAGCACCATGTGGCTGACGGGCGCCAATCGGTATGCCCAGCCGGGCCAAAGCTTTCATAACAGCATCAGCGCCGACCAGGTTGCCGCCGCCCAGCTTGGATTGCAAACGCGTTTCTCGTCGCTGCAATTCAATGGCAGCCAGTCTGGCGACCTGAGTGGACATGGCCCCGGTTTGTCGATGGCTTGGGACGTCAGCGGCAAGCCGATCGGTGGTCAGAACGGCCCCGTCGCCGCGTTTCATCGGTTGTTCGCCCAGGACACGACGCCGATCGAGCAACAGCGGGCCATGCTCGCGCAGAAGCGAAGCGTGCTCGATACCGTAATCGACAATGCCAACTCGTTGCGGCGAGGTCTGTCGCGTTACGATGACGCCAAGCTCGAGGAATACTTCCAGGGAATTCGCGACATCGAGACGCGATTGGCCAAAGAGGAGCAATGGCTGGGCGTGCCCCAGCCACAAGCGCCGCTGGCCGAGCCCAAGCCCGGCGTGGATGGCCGCGAGGAAATCAAGCTCATGTACGACATCATGGTGGCGGCCATGCAGACCGACAGCGCGCGCGTCATGACCTACCGTCAGCCGGTGAACACGCTGTTGACGGCGATGGACATCAAGGTCCATCCGCACGATATGAGCCACTACCATACGACGCTCGGCGAAAAGCTCGACGCTTCGCAGCGTCGCGACGTGGCGCAGAGCGAACTGTTGGCGGGCTTCATCGATAAATTGAAAGCGACCAAGGAAGCCGATGGCAGCCGGCTGTTCGACAACGTCGCGGTCGCCTACGGCAGCAACATTCGCACCGGGCACGAGTTGACGAACTGCCCGACGATTCTGACCGGCGGCGGCGCAGGGGTGAAACTCGGCCAAAACATTGTTGTTCCGAAAGACACGCCGCTGTGCAACGCCTGGCTCGCGCTGTTGCAAGGCGTGGGTGTGGAAGTCGAGCGCCACGGAGATAGCACCGGGGTGCTCAAGGAGATCATCGCGTAA
- a CDS encoding alpha/beta hydrolase — translation MRTRRLVSRLMLVLSVAALVAAETFAQNPAPKRATPPQGFVAEYDVLYVPDGDPAQTLDIYYPESPAEKPLPLLVWIHGGGWSGGSKTQLPYLEQLRRGYVAASIEYRFSQKATFPAQIQDCQAAIRWLRANAKKYNIDPARIGVGGASAGGHLAALVGTSGGKRAFPMIGGNEDQSDRVQAVCDIFGPADFWKVVAHAEADTAVKYVFKWNNGDPYSRLIDAKLGEDKEKCDAVSPVHYVSKDNPPFLILHGDRDSLVPYAQSVELSELLAKAGVEVTLQKLPGAGHGGPAFLLPAVGKLVNSFFDKHLKGVDAQIEPLPESEVTVQPPLAPAAK, via the coding sequence ATGCGCACACGTCGCCTTGTTTCACGACTCATGCTGGTGCTGAGTGTGGCCGCCTTGGTTGCGGCCGAGACATTCGCCCAGAACCCGGCGCCCAAGCGGGCCACGCCGCCCCAGGGCTTCGTCGCCGAGTACGACGTGCTTTATGTACCCGACGGCGATCCGGCCCAGACGCTCGACATTTACTATCCCGAGAGTCCGGCCGAGAAGCCATTGCCGCTGCTAGTCTGGATTCACGGCGGCGGCTGGAGCGGCGGCAGCAAGACCCAACTTCCCTACCTGGAACAACTGCGGCGCGGCTACGTCGCCGCCAGCATCGAATATCGCTTCAGTCAGAAGGCCACGTTCCCCGCTCAGATTCAAGACTGCCAGGCCGCCATTCGCTGGCTGCGCGCCAACGCCAAGAAGTACAACATCGACCCTGCGCGGATCGGCGTCGGCGGCGCCTCGGCCGGAGGACACCTGGCCGCGCTCGTCGGCACCAGTGGTGGCAAGCGAGCGTTTCCGATGATCGGCGGCAACGAAGATCAGTCCGATCGGGTGCAGGCCGTGTGCGACATTTTTGGCCCCGCCGATTTCTGGAAGGTCGTGGCTCACGCCGAAGCCGACACGGCGGTCAAGTACGTCTTCAAGTGGAACAACGGCGATCCCTATTCGCGGCTCATCGATGCCAAGCTGGGCGAAGACAAGGAAAAGTGCGACGCCGTCAGCCCGGTGCATTATGTCAGTAAGGACAACCCGCCGTTTCTGATTCTGCACGGCGACCGTGACTCGCTGGTCCCGTATGCTCAAAGCGTCGAGTTGAGCGAGCTATTAGCCAAGGCGGGCGTCGAGGTCACGCTGCAAAAGCTGCCGGGTGCCGGCCACGGCGGGCCGGCTTTCTTGTTGCCCGCGGTCGGCAAGCTGGTCAACTCGTTTTTTGATAAGCACCTGAAAGGGGTCGATGCCCAGATCGAGCCCTTGCCCGAGAGCGAAGTGACGGTCCAGCCGCCCTTGGCGCCGGCGGCCAAGTAA
- a CDS encoding DEAD/DEAH box helicase: MSLANICRNQFSSRDIKRGAEYFATGAVNNLEVNDDRLNAEVAGSDYSPYDVTLDWSEADECVLKVACSCPRFADTGLCKHVFATILAADEQEVGPRRTSGNFIVEELGESDGLDDGYYADDDEYSPPPRRNSPTKRVTSGAAQKASSRKSGRRKAEPDSWKKRLAAVKNALARVDALVDLSGQRTGAPRQAWFLLNLNNCLAAGGLVVQLCCRERKRNGEFGKLKVMSLARKELSCFEDADDRDTLDLLLGLLPCQNYGYGSDYGGYRWLDHQVFSQIELSPTLGQIVLPRLCARGRMLWTERNDSRGPWTDDQGRPVAWDEGPPWQFRLHFDLDDKKKNWCVTGRLHRGDEAADVSRPHLVLPAGFMLLDDRLARVDWGGGAAWASGLRQTGPLVIPRGQADDFLEQFWQATSIPEVDMPAELRWEHATVAPRPKIVLKKGPDAWRRTDLEAKVTFEYEDHAVRLSDPAPSFIDRAARRVTRRDFAREQELLAHARDLGFKDADYYSRNRADWQLNERNLPRVVPALTSAGWQVEADGKLVRQAGEFKLSVASGIDWFDLDARCDFEGVSVGLPKLLEALRRGSQYVALDDGSQGMLPEQWLAKFAPLAELGEVEGSVMRFRRSQALFLDALLAAQPEAKVDAPFNRLRVKLRDFTGVSPRQQPGGFAGQLREYQQLGLGWLRFLQEFGFGGCLADDMGLGKTVQVLALLEERRTRRAKPGQPRQPSLVVAPKSLVHNWVEEAARFTPKLRVLNYTGLERNGKLGELSGVDLIVTTYATLRIDILKLKDIGFDYAILDEAQAAKNSDSQTAKACRLLKADFRLTMTGTPIENHLGELWSMFEFLNPGMLGRTTRFQALSTNGKKVATDALPQLAQALRPFLLRRTKEQVLSELPPKTEQTLFCELDATQRKLYDELRDHYRQSLDERIARQGLKKSKIQVLEALLRLRQAACHPGLLDKKQTGESSAKLDTLFAQLSEVLDAGHKALVFSQFTSLLAIVRKRLDAERISYTYLDGKTNARQKVVERFQNDDTCRLFLISLKAGGTGLNLTAADYVFILDPWWNPAVEAQAIDRAHRIGQTKPTFAYRLIASNTVEEKILELQAQKRELADAIISADGSPISQLTADDLKLLLS, from the coding sequence ATGTCGCTGGCCAACATTTGCCGGAACCAGTTTTCTTCCCGGGACATCAAGCGCGGCGCCGAGTATTTCGCCACCGGGGCCGTCAACAATCTCGAGGTCAACGACGACCGGCTGAACGCCGAGGTCGCGGGCTCGGACTATTCGCCCTACGACGTGACGCTCGATTGGTCCGAAGCCGATGAGTGCGTCTTGAAAGTCGCGTGCAGTTGCCCGCGCTTCGCGGACACCGGCTTGTGCAAGCATGTCTTTGCCACGATCCTGGCGGCCGACGAGCAAGAAGTCGGGCCGCGACGCACCTCGGGCAATTTCATCGTCGAGGAGTTGGGCGAATCGGACGGCCTCGACGACGGCTACTACGCCGACGACGATGAGTACTCGCCACCTCCGCGGCGCAACTCGCCCACGAAGCGCGTCACATCAGGGGCCGCACAAAAGGCTTCCTCGCGGAAATCTGGCCGGCGGAAAGCCGAGCCCGACTCTTGGAAGAAGCGGTTGGCGGCCGTGAAGAATGCGCTGGCCCGAGTCGATGCACTTGTCGATCTCTCTGGCCAGCGCACGGGCGCGCCGCGCCAAGCGTGGTTCTTGCTGAACCTGAACAACTGCCTGGCCGCGGGCGGACTGGTGGTGCAACTCTGTTGTCGCGAGCGGAAACGGAACGGCGAATTCGGCAAGCTCAAGGTGATGAGCTTGGCGCGGAAAGAACTCTCGTGTTTTGAGGACGCTGACGATCGCGATACGCTGGACCTGCTGTTGGGCCTGCTGCCTTGCCAGAATTACGGCTACGGTTCGGACTACGGCGGATACCGCTGGTTGGACCACCAGGTGTTTTCACAAATCGAGCTGTCGCCGACGCTGGGCCAGATTGTCCTGCCCCGGCTATGCGCCCGAGGCCGGATGTTGTGGACCGAGCGAAACGACTCTCGCGGCCCTTGGACCGACGACCAGGGCCGGCCGGTTGCTTGGGACGAGGGGCCGCCGTGGCAGTTCCGGCTGCACTTTGATCTCGATGATAAGAAAAAGAACTGGTGCGTCACCGGGCGATTGCATCGTGGCGACGAAGCGGCCGATGTTTCGCGCCCGCACCTGGTTCTGCCCGCCGGTTTCATGCTGCTCGACGATCGCTTGGCGCGCGTCGATTGGGGAGGCGGCGCCGCGTGGGCCAGTGGGCTCCGCCAGACCGGGCCGCTGGTCATACCGCGCGGCCAGGCAGACGACTTCCTCGAGCAGTTCTGGCAAGCCACCAGCATTCCCGAGGTCGACATGCCCGCGGAACTCCGCTGGGAACATGCCACCGTGGCGCCGCGCCCCAAGATCGTGCTCAAGAAAGGGCCGGATGCCTGGCGGCGCACCGACCTCGAAGCGAAGGTCACGTTTGAGTACGAAGACCATGCCGTGCGATTGAGTGATCCCGCTCCAAGCTTCATCGACCGCGCGGCGCGGCGGGTGACCCGTCGCGATTTCGCTCGCGAACAGGAACTGCTTGCGCATGCCCGCGACCTGGGGTTCAAAGACGCCGATTATTACAGCCGCAACCGCGCTGACTGGCAATTGAATGAAAGGAATCTGCCGCGCGTCGTGCCGGCATTGACCAGCGCCGGCTGGCAGGTCGAGGCCGATGGCAAGCTGGTCCGCCAGGCTGGCGAGTTCAAGCTGAGCGTCGCTTCAGGCATCGATTGGTTCGACTTGGACGCGCGGTGCGACTTTGAAGGGGTCAGCGTCGGCTTGCCGAAGCTGCTCGAGGCATTGCGCCGCGGTTCGCAATACGTCGCCCTGGACGACGGCTCGCAAGGCATGCTGCCCGAACAATGGCTGGCGAAATTCGCGCCCCTCGCTGAATTGGGCGAGGTCGAAGGAAGCGTGATGCGGTTTCGCCGCTCGCAAGCGTTGTTCCTCGACGCGCTGTTGGCCGCCCAGCCCGAGGCCAAGGTCGACGCCCCCTTCAACCGACTGCGCGTCAAGCTGCGCGACTTCACCGGCGTCAGCCCTCGACAACAACCCGGGGGGTTCGCGGGGCAGTTGCGTGAATACCAGCAATTGGGATTGGGCTGGCTGCGATTTTTGCAGGAGTTCGGGTTTGGCGGCTGTCTGGCCGACGACATGGGGTTGGGCAAGACCGTTCAGGTGCTGGCGCTGTTGGAAGAGCGGCGCACGCGCCGCGCCAAACCGGGACAGCCGCGCCAACCCTCGCTGGTCGTGGCGCCGAAGAGCCTGGTACACAACTGGGTCGAAGAGGCCGCTCGGTTTACCCCGAAGCTCCGCGTATTGAACTACACCGGCTTGGAGCGCAACGGAAAGCTCGGCGAACTGTCGGGGGTTGACTTGATTGTCACGACTTATGCCACCCTGCGAATCGATATTCTCAAGCTCAAGGACATTGGCTTCGATTACGCGATTCTCGACGAGGCCCAGGCGGCCAAAAACTCCGACTCGCAAACAGCCAAGGCCTGCCGGTTGTTGAAAGCGGACTTTCGATTGACCATGACGGGCACCCCCATCGAAAACCACCTGGGGGAACTCTGGTCGATGTTCGAGTTCCTGAACCCTGGCATGCTGGGTCGCACGACCAGGTTCCAGGCGTTGTCCACCAACGGCAAGAAGGTCGCGACGGACGCCTTGCCACAACTGGCCCAGGCGCTGCGCCCGTTTCTATTGCGCCGGACCAAGGAGCAAGTGCTGTCCGAGTTGCCACCCAAGACCGAACAGACCTTGTTCTGTGAACTCGACGCGACGCAACGCAAGCTCTACGACGAGCTGCGCGATCATTATCGGCAATCACTGGATGAGCGAATTGCCCGGCAAGGGCTGAAGAAATCGAAGATCCAGGTGCTGGAAGCGCTGCTCCGTTTGCGGCAGGCGGCTTGTCACCCCGGCCTGCTCGACAAGAAACAGACTGGCGAATCGAGTGCCAAGCTCGACACCTTATTCGCGCAACTCAGCGAGGTACTCGACGCCGGGCACAAGGCGCTAGTGTTCTCGCAATTCACCAGCCTGCTGGCGATCGTGCGCAAGCGCCTGGACGCCGAACGGATCAGTTACACCTATCTCGACGGCAAGACCAACGCCCGCCAGAAAGTTGTCGAACGATTCCAGAACGACGACACGTGTCGCCTGTTTCTGATCAGCCTCAAGGCGGGCGGAACGGGCCTGAATCTGACCGCGGCGGACTATGTGTTCATTCTCGACCCGTGGTGGAATCCGGCCGTCGAGGCCCAAGCCATCGATCGCGCCCACCGGATCGGCCAGACCAAGCCGACCTTTGCTTACCGCTTGATCGCCAGCAATACCGTCGAGGAGAAGATTCTCGAACTGCAAGCTCAAAAGCGGGAACTAGCCGACGCCATCATCTCGGCCGACGGCAGTCCGATCAGCCAACTGACCGCGGATGACCTGAAGTTGCTGCTCAGCTAA